TCTGCTAATAGAACGTTCATGTGACCAGGCATCCTTCCTGCAACCGGGTGGATCGCAAATTCAACTTCGATATTTCTATCGGTAAGTTGGTTGTAAAGTTCGCGAACCGCATGCTGCGCTTGAGCAACTGCCATTCCGTAACCAGGAACGATCACCACTCTTTGTGCCATATCCAATAACATTGCCACTTCTTCTGCAGAAGTAGCTTTTGTTTTTCCGGTATATATATCTCCGGAATCTGCGGAAGTAGGCGCCGCTCCAATTCCTCCGAAAAGAACGTTTGGAAGAGAACGGTTCATTGCCTTACACATGATCTGAGTAAGAAGGATACCGGAAGCTCCTACAAGAGATCCGGAGATAATAAGAACATTGTTTCCTAAAACGAATCCAGTAGCGGAAGCAGCGAGTCCGGAATAAGAGTTAAGAAGAGCGATTACCACAGGCATATCCGCGCCACCGATCGGAATTACTAATAGAACTCCTAGGATAGACGCCACGAGAACGATGTACCAGTACCACTCGATCTTAGTAGGTTCGGTTACGTTCAAATAACCTAAGTAAAGCGCACCGATCAAAAATAGAACTTTTACGATCTGATCTCCGAAGTAACGAACCGCTTTTTCAGAGATCAAACCTTGTAGTTTTCCGAAAGCGATCAAACTTCCTGTAAGAGTCACTGCTCCGATAATTCCGGTTGCAGCAGTGGAAATTGTGAACTGAAGCTCTGCAAGCTGCTTGGTGTCATGACCTGGTTGTAGGATTTCCATTAAGGAGTTTCCACCAACTAAGAAGGAAGCAAGTCCTCCGAGTCCGTTCAGAAGTGCCACGAGCTGAGGCATTCCAGTCATTTCTACTTTAAGAGCGATAAAAGTTCCGATTGCAGTTCCGACTAGGAGTGCAGCACCGATAATGATGATATCGCTTTGGGTGATTGTTCCGTATTCGAAGAATACTCCTACAACCGCGAGGAACATACCGAATGCTCCGGTGAAGTTTCCTTTTACTGCAGTTTTAGGATGAGAAAGTAGCTTTAATCCAACGATAAAAAGGATACTTGAAACTAGATAAATGAGGTTGATATACGCTTTTTCCATTTATGTTTTAATCCTTTTTCTTGAACATTCCCAACATGCGGTGAGTTACTACGAACCCTCCGATCACGTTGACGGTTGCTGCAACGATCGCGATAAATCCTAATACTTGAATAATCCAATGATTGGTAGTATGAAGAGTTAATATCGCTCCGATGACTGTGATCCCTGAAATGGCGTTAGAGCCTGACATAAGAGGGGTATGTAAAAGAGGAGGAATACGATTGATGACCTCGATTCCTACGAACACTGCGATTAAAAATATCGTCAGGTAGCTTACGAACTGTTCCATATTAGCTTCCTATGGACGGCGGCAGGGGAAAATTCCTCAAAACCGATGCCTTAAAATCTGTTCGTTCACTTTTCCGGGACGCCTGCTTCCTGAAAACCCTTTTTTCGAAGCAAGCAGGAGTCGCATTTTCCGCAGGGTTTGCCTCCGACGGGATCATAGCAAGAATGAGTCATAGAAAACGGAACACCTAGTTTAGAGCCTAATAATACGATCTCTTTTTTATCTAAGAACTGCAATGGTGTGCAGATCTCAAGAGGATGACCTTCCGATCCTGTTTTAGTTCCTAGACGGATTGCATCTGCATATGCTTTAATAAATTCAGGTCTACAATCCGGATAACCGGAGTAATCCAAAGCATTCACGCCAATATAGAGTCTTTTGGCTCCGATCCCTTCTGCCAAAGAAACTCCGAAAGATAAAAACAAAATATTCCTTCCAGGAACATAAGTGTTTGGGATTTCAGAATGCCCCAAAGAATTTTTAGGCACCTTGATCTTCCTTTCGGTAAGAGAAGAACCTTGGAAAAATTCAGGGTTCAATTTTTGGATCAAATGAGGTACTTCCAAAAGTTTTGTGATCTTTTTGG
The sequence above is a segment of the Leptospira hartskeerlii genome. Coding sequences within it:
- a CDS encoding NAD(P)(+) transhydrogenase (Re/Si-specific) subunit beta; translated protein: MEKAYINLIYLVSSILFIVGLKLLSHPKTAVKGNFTGAFGMFLAVVGVFFEYGTITQSDIIIIGAALLVGTAIGTFIALKVEMTGMPQLVALLNGLGGLASFLVGGNSLMEILQPGHDTKQLAELQFTISTAATGIIGAVTLTGSLIAFGKLQGLISEKAVRYFGDQIVKVLFLIGALYLGYLNVTEPTKIEWYWYIVLVASILGVLLVIPIGGADMPVVIALLNSYSGLAASATGFVLGNNVLIISGSLVGASGILLTQIMCKAMNRSLPNVLFGGIGAAPTSADSGDIYTGKTKATSAEEVAMLLDMAQRVVIVPGYGMAVAQAQHAVRELYNQLTDRNIEVEFAIHPVAGRMPGHMNVLLAEADIPYDKMKEMDEINPTFNTVDVVIINGANDVVNPLAKTDPGSPIAGMPILDVDKAKTIIVIKRSLSPGFAGVPNPLFIQENCLMYFQDGKKATQEIVTALKDT
- a CDS encoding NAD(P) transhydrogenase subunit alpha; the encoded protein is MEQFVSYLTIFLIAVFVGIEVINRIPPLLHTPLMSGSNAISGITVIGAILTLHTTNHWIIQVLGFIAIVAATVNVIGGFVVTHRMLGMFKKKD
- the queC gene encoding 7-cyano-7-deazaguanine synthase QueC, with protein sequence MSPSSKSNGVRTKSHSKNPQAVVLFSGGLDSTTCLYQAIQDGYSPIALSFDYNQKHKQELKSAKKITKLLEVPHLIQKLNPEFFQGSSLTERKIKVPKNSLGHSEIPNTYVPGRNILFLSFGVSLAEGIGAKRLYIGVNALDYSGYPDCRPEFIKAYADAIRLGTKTGSEGHPLEICTPLQFLDKKEIVLLGSKLGVPFSMTHSCYDPVGGKPCGKCDSCLLRKKGFQEAGVPEK